The segment GAAGGACTCTCAGGGTAAAGGCCATGTGAGTACAACGTCCTTATTGTCACAGTTCTAAAGCTTAAATTTTGAAAAGCTTTATGgcctttttacatttacaggaTACTAAAGATGTGCTTGAATCTGAATGCATTATTCAGAAAGGCAGAGAAAATGAGTAACCCATTCTATTGATCTCCTAAAGGGACATGgtgatgaaaaaaaaactttgataataaaataaaattttcctATATCATATTTTTATCCATCACCAAATTGCTTTAGGGGCTCTATGGAATGTGTTATTCAGTATCTGTGCCTTTccaaataaagtatttagtttcGACAACATCATAGCATACAATCTTATACTGTAAacattattttgagtttttaggAAGCATGGTTCAGCCCAGGACGAAGCCATCGTCCAGCAACTGGTTTCTTGGAGGAACGCTTGCGAAATGTCAGGAAGCGATCACGCCGTGAAACCAACACAAGCCGTGAGAAGAATGATTCTGAAGCCATGAGCAGCATTAGCAGAAACTTGTTCATTCCaggtaaaaaataattgtaatcttttacataaaaagttttttttattttggcaaaTGCCCTTCATTTCATTGCTGGTAAAATGATATGTACTTGCAGAGCCAAGTACTTCACCTGACAGGGCAGTACAACTTGCAGAATGGCTCAAAAATAATATGTGGCCAGCTAACCAAGTTGCAGAGTACATGAAAGAAACCGCTATCCACAGGGCTCACTGGATAAGAGCTAACGGGACAAAATCTATTGAGGATATAACTGTTGAATTCCCTCGACTCCTGGATACTCCAGGAATGGTAGGTCCAAATCTGTTCCTCCAATTACAGAAAATCCAAATTcctttttattgtaatttgtgCTGCAACAATGAATTGAtgaaatcaataataaaaatcattgaCAGCGATTTGCATATTGATTAACAAGGTCTGCACTGTGCACATACAACTTCTGCAAGAATTGGTTCAAAGCTTTGTTTCTTTTCTGCAAACTCTTGTGGTGCTATTCGAAGAACATTGTGTAATGTatggttatttttaaataaggaAATTAGTTTGCCTGTTCTCCTTTGGAGCTTAATAGTCTTAaaaatttgaaaaagtaatgaaaagGGTTAAACGCTTTCAGTAAAGGCTGTGCATTGCCAAATTTGAAAATTGGAATTATTGCACTAttgatttgtctttttcagATTTCACAAGACTTCGCTATATTATTCCCCAACCATGCGGAGAGACTTAGTCAAACTTGGAAATTTAGTTTCAAAGACAAAATCCTTCGATTTGCCAGCCAGGAGAAAAAGGCTCAGGAGCTTCTCCACAATATTGACAGTTTGTCTCCAGGTACAGTTGTGAATTCAAGAGTTGATCCTTAAAATAGTGactatatacatattttatacaaaataattattgataCGAAATATCAGTTTGTACAGATGCCCAAAGTGACCTTGCACTCAGGCTGCTTCCTGTGATACTGCCCACCCCTGTCTACAAAAACGGGATGAAAATGTTCAAACCAAGCTTGGAAGAAAATATCAAGGCTTTCATTGAATTCAAGCATGTAAGTAATGTATTGCATACATCACTTTCCAATCCATACTAAGAGCAACTTAAAATGGCTAAACGTATTTCAAAATGTTACACTATTTATTTGACTAAGAATGTCTTAGAATAAGAAAAGAACTCTGGCAAGAAGTATTAGAACCCTTCGGAGTTATTTGGTGTTCCACATTAATTGGTGATGTgatttactataaaaaaaacactgagatagttcacccccctGTTGTTCCAAAGATTATACTGGCTCCTAAAACCAACTTTCTAGAACTATGTGGTGCGAAAGGGACTTAAGATGCAGGCTTCCATTTGAGAAGTATCCTGAAGACTAAAGCACCAATTATGCAAATTCATGTAGAATCTCATTTGAAtcaactacatttaaaaaaaattctgtttttaacagGTTGGGACCAACATGGTTGAATACTTAAAGAAGGCCGAGCTCACAAAACCCTTCCCCTTTGTCCTTGGTCTTGGGGATGACAGTCAATGCCATCAAGCCTTTGTTGTTGTTGGCAAACAGGCACTCGAGCAAAACACACTCCTTAGTGCTGTGGACACatgctttaaactt is part of the Triplophysa dalaica isolate WHDGS20190420 chromosome 13, ASM1584641v1, whole genome shotgun sequence genome and harbors:
- the LOC130434930 gene encoding uncharacterized protein LOC130434930 isoform X2, encoding MDHFVQEKLKEWNLEVLIPCFKDEQIDRETLLLLDEKSLEAMIPKIGLRLKFKKHLRELLVEPQPEQTQSGSTSGPPVNQQPEAENQTSVEEVPSFNISEVLMSSVEGKDILASLKKNTLSLHQRRCMVRILVSNLMSHFGENPSSEKKMRLAVSLVEQYPCLKDSQGKGHEAWFSPGRSHRPATGFLEERLRNVRKRSRRETNTSREKNDSEAMSSISRNLFIPEPSTSPDRAVQLAEWLKNNMWPANQVAEYMKETAIHRAHWIRANGTKSIEDITVEFPRLLDTPGMISQDFAILFPNHAERLSQTWKFSFKDKILRFASQEKKAQELLHNIDSLSPDAQSDLALRLLPVILPTPVYKNGMKMFKPSLEENIKAFIEFKHVGTNMVEYLKKAELTKPFPFVLGLGDDSQCHQAFVVVGKQALEQNTLLSAVDTCFKLFYVMDIHFPKQCSPVWEFFQTAVYKLPGTESPSVRLLRGFLSF
- the LOC130434930 gene encoding uncharacterized protein LOC130434930 isoform X1: MDHFVQEKLKEWNLEVLIPCFKDEQIDRETLLLLDEKSLEAMIPKIGLRLKFKKHLRELLVEPQPEQTQSGSTSGPPVNQQPEAENQTSVEEVPSFNISEVLMSSVEGKDILASLKKNTLSLHQRRCMVRILVSNLMSHFGENPSSEKKMRLAVSLVEQYPCLKDSQGKGHEAWFSPGRSHRPATGFLEERLRNVRKRSRRETNTSREKNDSEAMSSISRNLFIPEPSTSPDRAVQLAEWLKNNMWPANQVAEYMKETAIHRAHWIRANGTKSIEDITVEFPRLLDTPGMISQDFAILFPNHAERLSQTWKFSFKDKILRFASQEKKAQELLHNIDSLSPVCTDAQSDLALRLLPVILPTPVYKNGMKMFKPSLEENIKAFIEFKHVGTNMVEYLKKAELTKPFPFVLGLGDDSQCHQAFVVVGKQALEQNTLLSAVDTCFKLFYVMDIHFPKQCSPVWEFFQTAVYKLPGTESPSVRLLRGFLSF